A single window of Aspergillus puulaauensis MK2 DNA, chromosome 5, nearly complete sequence DNA harbors:
- the ATG20 gene encoding PX and BAR domain-containing protein (COG:U;~EggNog:ENOG410PH48;~InterPro:IPR001683,IPR027267,IPR036871,IPR044106;~PFAM:PF00787;~go_function: GO:0035091 - phosphatidylinositol binding [Evidence IEA];~go_process: GO:0042147 - retrograde transport, endosome to Golgi [Evidence IEA]), with protein MWNDEDNNPYGAFDSEARLSESLHSTTIESPLYNADYPPPPSSHSSNPDISDFSQNPEQSDDDDGNYAAQQSGVGYSRKSVYDSRIEQLLYENPEMPILITDAGKNHEGGGGFIVYTIRTGDLEVRRRYSEFSSLRATLVSLHPTLIVPPIPDKHTIADYAAKPTKAKEDATIIDLRKRMLAVFLNRCRRMKEVREDGVWWRFLDPNVSWSEVLNTHPASSVPKNNLKAPPLDPANPTAAHAWLPTPSASAKLKNTPGTATSPIAETPGPDILGRFPPESRKLSEKELDPYFTNFEASTRELELLLQGNMEKVNRRTLAHLSGLSADLMELGARYNGFSLSEQSPTVATAIERVGQAADTSYIETEELSLALSANFAEPMRESAQFASVVRNVLRYRVLKRVQEDMTRDELAKKRTLLESLERSEQEAKRIEQYLNRNPPQAPTKPQRSLSTSSATSSQGGTEGESRPSGEDTASIDSDFPPTHAEHPSATAQRYPDPGPTSPQAHRKTSSGNFVANKIFGRISHAVHGFVDVDPERTRRDQIGKTKESLVQLEQALGVSEKDVKDASAGVLHDLKRFQKDKEGDLRRYMVCVDPSRGFTQLTQGQVAYARCHLDWARKNLETWTEAKDEVDKIEVR; from the exons ATGTGGAACGACGAAGATAACAACCCGTACGGCGCATTCGATAGCGAAGCCCGGCTATCGGAATCACTGCATTCTACCACCATCGAATCCC CTCTGTACAATGCCGACTACCCCCCTCCGCCTTCCAGCCACTCCTCCAATCCCGACATTTCAGACTTCTCCCAAAATCCAGAACAgagcgatgacgacgatggaaACTATGCTGCGCAGCAGAGCGGTGTCGGTTACTCTCGCAAGAGCGTATACGATAGCCGCATAGAGCAGCTACTCTACGAGAATCCGGAAATGCCGATTCTTATCACCGACGCCGGGAAGAACCATGAGGGCGGGGGAGGCTTCATTGTGTACACAATACGGACTGGA GATTTGGAAGTTCGGCGACGGTACTCGGAATTCTCTTCGTTGCGGGCTACGCTCGTAAGCCTCCACCCAACTCTGATCGTTCCTCCAATCCCGGACAAACATACTATAGCCGACTACGCTGCGAAACCAACCAAAGCCAAGGAAGATGCTACGATTATTGATCTCCGGAAACGAATGTTGGCGGTCTTCCTGAACCGGTGTCGGAGAATGAAAGAAGTCCGAGAAGATGGCGTTTGGTGGAGGTTTTTGGATCCTAATGTTAGCTGG AGTGAGGTCTTGAATACTCACCCTGCCTCCTCGGTGCCCAAGAATAACCTCAAGGCACCCCCTCTTGACCCTGCAAACCCAACGGCCGCGCATGCTTGGCTTCCAACCCCCTCTGCATCtgcgaagctgaagaacaCGCCCGGGACGGCTACATCGCCGATCGCAGAAACACCAGGCCCAGATATTCTAGGCCGTTTCCCCCCTGAATCGCGCAAGCTGAGCGAAAAAGAACTAGATCCGTATTTTACCAATTTTGAAGCTTCTACTCGAGAGTTagagctcctcctccagggcaACATGGAGAAAGTGAATCGCCGCACGCTTGCTCATCTGTCCGGATTGTCCGCAGATTTGATGGAGCTGGGTGCTCGTTACAATggattctctctttctgAGCAATCTCCGACCGTGGCGACTGCTATTGAACGGGTTGGACAAGCAGCGGACACTTCCTACATTGAGACGGAAGAGCTGTCACTCGCGCTCAGCGCGAACTTTGCGGAGCCAATGAGAGAGAGCGCCCAGTTTGCGAGTGTGGTCCGTAATGTTCTACGATACCGAGTGCTTAAGAGGGTGCAGGAAGATATGACAAGGGATGAGCTGGCCAAGAAGAGGACTCTACTGGAGTCTCTGGAAAGGAGCGAGCAGGAGGCAAAACGTATTGAGCAGTACCTTAACCGAAACCCACCACAGGCACCAACAAAACCTCAGCGATCCCTATCAACGTCTTCGGCAACTAGCAGTCAGGGAGGCACCGAGGGGGAGTCGCGGCCGAGTGGAGAGGACACAGCCTCCATTGACTCTGATTTTCCGCCAACGCATGCCGAGCATCCGTCTGCGACGGCGCAGCGGTACCCGGATCCTGGACCGACGTCACCCCAGGCACATCGCAAAACGTCGAGTGGGAATTTTGTTGCTAACAAGATCTTCGGCCGCATCAGTCATGCGGTCCATGGATTCGTGGACGTCGATCCCGAGCGGACACGGCGGGACCAAATCGGGAAAACTAAAGAAAGCTTGGTCCAG CTGGAGCAAGCGTTAGGGGTGTCAGAGAAAGACGTCAAGGACGCCAGTGCTGGGGTCTTGCACGACCTGAAGCGATTCCAAAAGGATAAGGAAGGAGACCTCCGCCGGTACATGGTATGTGTAGATCCCTCAAGAGGTTTTACCCAACTGACACAAGGACAGGTCGCCTACGCACGCTGCCACCTCGACTGGGCTCGCAAGAATCTCGAGACGTGGACGGAGGCGAAAGACGAGGTGGACAAAATCGAGGTCCGGTAA